The Halomonas sp. KG2 genome segment TTGAGATATGCACCTCAATGACCCTACCTTCAAAGGCATTGAGCGCATCCAGGATAGCGACAGACGTATGGGTATAGGCGGCCGGGTTGATGATGATAGCGAGCGTGCCATCGAGACGCGCCGCATGAATGGCATCAATTAATTCGCCCTCGTGATTGCTTTGAAAACAGCTTATATCCCAGCCCTGTCTCCCAGCTGTTTCAGCCAAAGCGTTATTAACATCGTCCAGCGTCTCATGGCCGTAAACGTCTGGTTGGCGAACGCCTAAAAGATTTAAATTAGGTCCGTGAAGGACCGTTACTTTTGGTTGTCCCACTGCTTATCTCCTTTCATGGCATTACGTCATCGTCTGAAGTCGTTATGTCTATAATAACGTGTCATTGAGTGCTTAATCTGTCTTCATAATGTCTAAAAATCGCTTAATTGAACGCTATTCGAACAACATACTATATTGGCTATGTGCTAGTAAGGTTATTTCAACGAGGGGCACTGATGGAGGAAAAAGGCTAAAATGAAAGGTTAAAACCTGATGACCGAGGCTTCGTAACGGCGAGCATCCGTCAAACCAGCCAAGCAAGCCGCCTGTATCAAATACTTCAACTAGACGGCTCACCATAAACAGCTGGATATAAGCTTGTATCAACCAGTCAGCCACTCAAAAGAGTGACGACAGCTGGTCTATTAGATCTGAAAACTATTCCTCACTTCATCTCAAAACCTTTATCAATAAGAAACTCTTGCATATGCGAACGTAGCTTTTGATTAAAAAGTGGGGCTAAACTCTGAGACCAGTCTGAAACTTTATTTCCCCCTTTGCGGGTCTGGTAATAGTGATGCATGGTGAGATTAAAAGCATTCACATGCTCTGAATCATCACTGTATCTGTTCTTTTTAACGATAGCTTCAACGGGTAACCGCGGCTTAATATCCGGATCTTGTGCAGGATAACCAATACACATACCAAAGACAGGGTATACATGGTGTGGCAAACTTAGCAGTTCGCTCACGGCTTGTGGATTATTGCGTATACCTCCTATGTAGCAAATTCCTAGCCCTTCTGACTCCGCCGCAATCGCGATGTTTTGTGCTACCAATGAAACGTCTACCGTAGCAACCAAAAGCTGCTCGGTCATACCACTAACGACGTTTTCTCCTGTGCTTCTCGCCGCTTCAAGTGGACGCTTCATATCGGCACAAAAGACTAGGAAATCACTGCTGCTCGCTACGTATTTTTGCCCACCTGTCAGCTCGACTAACTGGTCGCGTAAATGCTTATCGGTGACATGTATTATGCTATATGCCTGTATATGGCTGGAGGTTGCTGCTGCTTGCCCGGTACGAATCAGTTCGATCAATAACGCCGGCGGAATTTCCCGCTCTTCAAACTTTCTAATTGAGCGATGAGATTTCAATAGTTTAATCGTGTCGTTCATTATGCACGCCCATATAATAATATTTAATTGGTGTTCAACATTACAGCCTACCCTAGAGCACTGGCAGAACCTCGCAAAGGTCACCCCCCAAGCTGTAGCCGGCAACTTGGAAGCATGGGTTACCCCAGTACGCCGTCATTCTTCAGCTGCGATAACTGTTCTGGCGAAAGACCAAGATACTCGGTGAGTACATCGTTAGTATCTTGCCCCAGCAGTGGTGCTGGTCTTCGGTACTCTACGGGCGTGTCGGAAAGATGAATTGGGCTCCCCACCATCTTGAAGTCAGGATTCAGAGAATGGGGAATATTAACCAGCATGCCACGGGCATCCACCTGGGGCTCTGCTAGTGCGTCGGCAATATCGTTAATTAGCCCTACAGGTACCCTGACGTTGCTGATTTTTTTTACCCACGCTTCCGCTGTATCGCGTTTAAAATGCTCTGAGAGAATCTGGGTGATTGCATCTCTATTTCTGACCCGACTTTCATTCTTTGAAAACCGAGGATCAGCAGAAAGCTCTGGCAACCCAATAGCGCTGGACAGCGCGGCAAACTGAGAATCGTTGCCACACGCAATAATGAAGTCCTTATCACTGGCACGAAAGGAGTTGTAAGGCACAATGTTGGCATGCGCATTACCATAGCGCCCAGGTGAAACGCCTGTGCTTAGATAGTTCTGGCTCTGGTTGCCTAATGCCGCCACTTGAACATCCAGCAGCGCCATGTCGCAATGCTGGCCGCGACCAGATTTTTCACGTGCCAGTAGCGCAGCCTGAATGGCAATAACCGAGTAAAGCCCTGTCATCACATCGGTGACAGCCACCCCCACTTTCTGCGCACCGCCACCCTGAACGCCATCACGCTCCCCGGTGATGCTCATGAGCCCACCCATTCCCTGGATAATGAAATCATAGCCAGGTTCCTGCGCGCGAGGCCCTGTCTGGCCAAACCCCGTAATGGAGCAGTAGATTAATCTCGGATTGAGATTGGAGAGTGATTCATAATCCAACCCATACTTCTTTAGGGAGCCCGCTTTGAAGTTCTCGACCAGCACGTCACTCTCAGCCGCCAGTGCACGAACAACTTCCTGCCCTTTTGCGGTGGTAATATCGACAGCCACCGAGCGCTTATTGCGATTGGAGGATTGGTAATACGAGGTTTCTGGAGTCTCGTTACCCTGAGCATCTTTCATGTATGGCGGGCCCCAAGCACGCGTGTCATCGCCCCGCCCTACGCGCTCTACCTTGACGACATCCGCGCCAAGATCGGCCAATACTTGGCTACACCAGGGGCCAGCCAGTACTCGGCTTAGGTCAAGCACACGAATTCCCGTCAGTGCTCCCATGACACCCACCTCGTTTCAACTAACATAATCAACCTCAACATCACCGAACACTCGGTGCTTCATGTAACAGTGATACGCCAAGCGTTGCGCGACGCCGCAGCCACGGGCTTGGCCTATAGCGAGGATCTCCCGTTAAGGCAGTGATGCGCTCAAGAATGGCAAGCAACCTCTTCGGGCCTAACGCATCTCCCCATGCCAACGGTCCATAGGGATAATTAAGTCCCAATCTAACGGCATTATCGATATCGGTAGGCGTGGCAATCCCACGCTGAGCAATATCACAGGCTAGATTAACCACTGCGGCCAGCACACGTTGAGAGACAAACCCCACGCTGTCACGAATCACGGTCACTCCGGTTCCATCAGAGGCCAATAATGCATGAGCAGCGTCGCACATCTGCTGTCGCGTGACGGGTGTCCTCATCAGTGTGCGATGCCGCTCCAGCCCCATCAATGCGTCG includes the following:
- a CDS encoding CoA transferase gives rise to the protein MGALTGIRVLDLSRVLAGPWCSQVLADLGADVVKVERVGRGDDTRAWGPPYMKDAQGNETPETSYYQSSNRNKRSVAVDITTAKGQEVVRALAAESDVLVENFKAGSLKKYGLDYESLSNLNPRLIYCSITGFGQTGPRAQEPGYDFIIQGMGGLMSITGERDGVQGGGAQKVGVAVTDVMTGLYSVIAIQAALLAREKSGRGQHCDMALLDVQVAALGNQSQNYLSTGVSPGRYGNAHANIVPYNSFRASDKDFIIACGNDSQFAALSSAIGLPELSADPRFSKNESRVRNRDAITQILSEHFKRDTAEAWVKKISNVRVPVGLINDIADALAEPQVDARGMLVNIPHSLNPDFKMVGSPIHLSDTPVEYRRPAPLLGQDTNDVLTEYLGLSPEQLSQLKNDGVLG
- the nfsA gene encoding oxygen-insensitive NADPH nitroreductase → MNDTIKLLKSHRSIRKFEEREIPPALLIELIRTGQAAATSSHIQAYSIIHVTDKHLRDQLVELTGGQKYVASSSDFLVFCADMKRPLEAARSTGENVVSGMTEQLLVATVDVSLVAQNIAIAAESEGLGICYIGGIRNNPQAVSELLSLPHHVYPVFGMCIGYPAQDPDIKPRLPVEAIVKKNRYSDDSEHVNAFNLTMHHYYQTRKGGNKVSDWSQSLAPLFNQKLRSHMQEFLIDKGFEMK
- the aroQ gene encoding type II 3-dehydroquinate dehydratase, with protein sequence MGQPKVTVLHGPNLNLLGVRQPDVYGHETLDDVNNALAETAGRQGWDISCFQSNHEGELIDAIHAARLDGTLAIIINPAAYTHTSVAILDALNAFEGRVIEVHISNVHKRESFRHHSYVSQRADGVIAGLGTEGYQAALNAIIKSCV